CGCGATCCTCCATCGGCGAGCTGCTGCGTGCCGGCGGTGTACTGCGCGCGTCGTGAGAAGCGAGCCGGGTCGTCATCCATCACATGCGTGGCCCGCAGCACCTCCGCCTTGGCATCGCGCAGGTCGCGCTCGTGCAGGGTCGCCGGCGGATCCACCGCGAGCAGGGCGAGCACCTGCAGCAGGTGGCTCTGGATCATGTCGATCATCGCCCCGGCCTTGTCGTAGTACCGGGCGCGGCCCTCGAGCGCGACCGATTCGTCGAAGCGGATCAGCACCTTCTCGATGTGCTCGGCCGACCACACCGGCTCCCAGATGCGGTTGGCCAGGCGCACGCCGAGCAGGTTGAGCAGGGTCGATCGACCGAGGAAGTGATCGACCCGGAAGATCTGATTCTCGGGCACCAGCGCCAGCAGCTTGTCGTTGAGCGCGCGAGCGCTCGCCTCGTCCTGCCCGAACGGCTTCTCCATCGCGAGCACGGTGCCCTCGGGCAGAGTCAACCCGGTCATCGCATCGATCGCGGCGGCGGTGACAGCCGGCGGCAGGGCGAAGTAGAGAACGGTGTCGGGACCGAGAGTGCCGACGAGGGAGGCCACGGCCGAGGCATCCGTCACATCCGCCTGGATGTAGTCGGCGATCTCGACCCGGTCCAGCGCCCCCGGTGCGTGGGAGAACGCCTTCTCGACCGTCGCGTGCCAGGTCTCCGCATCCCAGTCCTCCGTCCCCGACCCGCGAAGGGTGACGCGGTCTGCGTGCCCCTTGCCGAGCAGGGAAGCCAGCGAGGGAAGCAGCAGCCGCGAGGTGAGATCGCCGCTGGCGCCGAGGATGAAGAGGGTTCTGGTCGTCGACATGGCACCGAGGGTAGTCGCCACCGAAGCGAGCGCAAGGGGGCTGGAGCGCGTGCGGCTCCGATGACAGACTGCGCTCGTGGTGACGCGAATCGAGGACTACGCCCTGCTCAGCAACTGCCGCACCGCGGCGCTCGTGTCGACGGAGGGCAGCGTCGACTGGCTGTGTCTGCCGCGACTCGACTCGCCCAGCACCTTCGCGGCGCTGCTGGGCGACGAATCGCACGGACGGTGGATGGTGCGTCCCGACGATCCGGATGCCACCGCCTCCCGTCACTACGATCGCGACACGTTCGTGCTCATCACCCGATGGCAGAGCGGCGACGCCGTCGCCGAGGTGCACGACTTCATGCCCGTCGACCCGGACCCGGGTGTGCAGATCCGGCGGACGGACGTCGTGCGCCGGATCGTCGGGGTGACCGGCGAGATGACGTTCACGCAGAGCCTGCGCATCCGCTTCGACTACTCGCGCGCCATGCCGTGGGTGCGCCAGACCGGCAGCGACGACGAACCTCAGCTGGTCGCCATGGCCGGTCCCGACGCGCTGATCGTGCGCGGCGCGCGTCTGACGGCGGTCGACCACGAGCATCGCGGCGACATCCGCATCGCAGCAGGCGAGGTGCGCGACCTGCAGCTGGCGTGGTTCCCCTCGCACCGCCAGGCGCCCGACCCGCTCGACGTCGATCATGCCCTCGAGACGACCAAGAAGTGGTGGCAGAGCTGGGCCGACACCATCGAGCACTCCGGACCCCATCACGAGAAGGTGGTGCGCTCGCTGCTGATCCTGCGTGCCCTCACCAACCACGAGACCGGCGGCATCGCGGCCGCGGCGACGATGGCGCTTCCCGAGGAGATGGGCGGGGAGCGCAACTGGGACTACCGCTACGTCTGGCTGCGCGACGCGGCGCTGACGCTCGAGGCGCTGCTCGGGCACGGTTTCCTCGGGCTCGCCGACAACTGGCGGGAGTGGCTGCTGCGGGCGGTGGCCGGTGACCCGGCCGACGTGCAGATCATGTACGGCCTGGCCGGTGAGCGCGATCTGACCGAGAGCGTGCTCACCGCGCTGCCGGGGTACGCTGGCTCGTCGCCGGTGCGCGTCGGCAACGGTGCGTGGGGGCAGTATCAGGCGGATGTCGTCGGCGAGGTGCTCGTGACCCTGTCGGCCGCCCGCAAGGCCGGTCTGGCTGAGAGCGCGTTCTCGTGGCCGCTCGAGCGCAGCCTGCTGCGCTTCGCGGCGGATCAGATCGACCACCCCGACCAGGGCCTCTGGGAGATCCGCGGGCCAGCGCGCATGTTCACCCATTCCCGGGTGATGATGTGGGCGGCGTTCGACCGCGGCGTTCGGGCGGTGGAAGACTACGGCCTGCCCGGATCGGTCAAGACCTGGCGCAGGCTGCGCGACCGGATGCGCGACGAGGTCGACTCCCGAGGCGTGTGCGACGGGCACTTCACCCAGCACTATGACACCGACGAGGTGGATGCGTCGCTGCTGCTGCTTCCCCAGGTCGGCTACTGCCGGCCGGATGACGAGCGGATGCTGGCGACCGTCGCCCGCATCGAGCAGACGCTCATGCACGACGGGCTGCTGTACCGATACCGCACCTCGAGCGGTGTGGACGGGCTGTCTGGTGAGGAGAGCCCGTTCCTCGCATGCTCGTTCTGGCTGGTCGAGCAGTACGCGAGCACCGGCCGACGCGACGAGGCCGCGCAGCTGATGGACCGGCTCTGCTCGCTGACCAACGACGTGGGGATGCTCGCCGAGGAGTACGACCCGATCGCCGGGCGTCAGCTGGGCAACACCCCGCAGGCGTTCTCGCACCTCGCCCTCGTCCGCGCGGCGGATGCCCTCGTCGACAGCGAGTGCCTGCCCCGCTGACGCGGAGAGCGCCGCCCCCGAAGGGACGGCGCTCTCGTCGGGATGCTCGCGTCAGGCGCTGGCGATGATGGTCTCGTCGATCGGACGACGCATGCGCGGAGCCGTCTCGCCCTTCTGGATGCCCTCGGGCAGGGCGTCAGCGCTGCCGAGGTCGCCGACGGCGATGACCGTGGTCGGCGCGAAGCGCGCGTCGAGACGGGCGATCTCACGGACCTTCTCGGGGTCGAAGCCGCTCATCTGGTGCACGTGCAGACCGTCCGAGTGCGCCTGCACCGACAGGTGCGCGACGGCCTGACCCAGGTCGTAGATCGCGTGTGTGTTGGGCGTGCCGTCTTCGGCGGCCGTCTCGGCGATGGCGACCACGAGCACCGCGGCGTGCGCTGCCCACGCCTGGTTGAACTCCACCAGCGTCGACACGACCTCGCGGTGCAGCTCGGTGCCGCGTCGCGCGACGATGAAGCGCCACGGCTGCGAGTTGTACGCCGACGGCGACCAGCGAGCGGCCTCGAGTGCCGACGACAGCTTCGCCTCGTCGATCGGAGCGTCCGCGTCATAGGCGCGGGGGCTCCAGCGGTCGGCGAGGACGTCGAGGACGGGGTGCTCGGTCTGGGCGGTGCGGTCGAGGACAGGGGTGCTCATGCGCGATGAGGTCCTTTCAAACAAGAGAACGGTGGACAGCGGACCTCATCGTCCATGGAACGCAACTCTTGCATGCGCACGCATATTCCCTGGCATCCGGAGGCCGGCACGTGCCACGACTCAGCCGCGCAGTGCCTCGGCGAGCTTGACCCGAGCCCCCATCCGCAGCAGCGAGTTCTCGTAGATCTTCGACGCGACGACGATCGCGGCGAGGCACGTGACGAGCAGGATGAGCAGAGACAGTGCGCCCTCCCACCACTGCGCCTCGCCGACGAACATACGAACCGGCATCGCGACGGGCGCCGAGAACGGCACGTACGACATGATCGTCAGCACCAGCGGGTTGTCGTTGAAGAAGATCACCAGGAAGTACGGCGCCATCACCAGCATCATCAGCGGCATGGTCGTCGATCCGATGTCCTCCTGACGCGACACCATCGCCGCCGCCGCAGCGTACAGCGCCGCGAGCAGCACGAAGCCGAACAGGAAGAACACCGCGAACCACAGGATCGGCGCGCCGATGCCGCTGAGCACGTCCTCCTGCCCGGTCACGATCAGCCCGACGATGGCGATCACGGCCAGCGCGACGATCTGGCCCATCGCCAGCACGGTGTTGCCGAGCACCTTGCCGGCGAGCAGCGCCCGCGTCGGGATCGCCGAGATGAGCAGCTCGACCACGCGGGTCTGCTTCTCCTCCACCACGCTCTGAGCGATAGTGCCTCCGAACGTCGATGCGGCGATCAGGAACACCACTCCGAATCCGAGCGCCACCAGATAGCGCAGCAGCGGGTCGGTGTCGGCCGGCTCCAGCACCTCGACCGTCGGCGACTGAGAGAGCATCATCATCAGGCTCGACGGTGCACCGTCCTTCGCGAGCACCACATACCCGAATCCGGTCGGGTCGCCGGGAACGAGAGCGGCTTCCACCTCGTCGCTCGTGACGAGCTCCTCGGCAGCCGCGCGGTCGGCGACCTCTCGCGCGTCGATGCCGGGCATCCCCTCGAGCACCGTCGCCGTCTCGGGTGTGACGGCGATGGCATCCGCGCTGGGGGCCTTGCTCATGAATCCGCCCAAGAGCACGCCGGCGAGCGCGATCAGCAGCAGGATGCCGGTGGCGATGACGAACGCGCGGCTGCGCAGCTTCGCCATGATCTCCCGCTCGGCGACGAGCCAGACGGCATTGTTCATGAGATGACCTCCTTGAAGATCTGGGCGAGGGACGGATGCTGGGGCGCGAAGCTCGACACGGCCCCGCGGTCGATGGCCTGACGCAGCACCCGCTGCGCGGTGGCGGGGGCGTCGACGTCGAACAGCGCCGAGCCGCCCTCGAAGTCGAGCACCGCGACTCCCGGCTCGCCGCGAAGCCAGCCGGCGTCGTCTGCGGAGTGCAGCTGATACCGCAGCGTCGAATGCGCCGCTCGCAGCTCTTCACGGGATCCGGCTGCGCGGATGGTGCCGCCGGCGATGATGATCAGGTCATCGCACAGCCGCTCGACGACGTCGAGCTGGTGCGACGAGAACAGGATGGCGGCGCCGGCCGCCGCACGGCGCTGCAGCACCTCGGCGACCACGTCGACGGCGAGGGGGTCGAGGCCCGAGAAGGGCTCGTCGAGGATGAGCACCTGCGGGTCGTGCACGAGCGCGGCGGCGATCTGAGCCCGCTGCTGGTTGCCCAGCGACAGGGCCTCGATCTTCTCGTCGAGCCGTTCGCCGAGCCCGAGCTCCTCGAGCAGCGCGGTGCCGCGCGCGGTGGCATCCGCCCTGCTGAAGCCGTGCAGTCGCGCGAGGTAGACGACCTGCTCGAGCACCTTCATCTTCGGGTACAGCCCGCGCTCCTCGGGCATGTATCCGAAGCTCTGCCGGTCGTGGGCTGTCGCCGGGCTGCCGTCGAGCGTCACGGTGCCGCTGTCGGGGGCGAGGACGCCGAGGATGATCCGCATCGTGGTGGTCTTGCCCGCGCCGTTGCCGCCGACGAATCCGGTCAGCCGCCCGGGGGCGACGTCGAACCGGATGCCGTCGAGCACTCTGCGTGAGCCGTAGCTCTTGGTGATGCCGTCGAGTCTGAGGAAGCTCATGATTTCACGCTAGGGAAGGGCGGTAGGGCACGGCATCCCCCCTGAGGCGGATTCAGCGGATCCGCCTATCGGCCGAGGTGCAGGGCGGCGCCCACGACGAGTCCAGCGACGAGCGCCCAGAACGCGGCGCTGATGCCGAGCAGCGCGACGCCGGACGCCGCGACGAGAAGGGCGCCGACCGCAGCCGGCCAGCCCCCGTCGACGACGCTGACAGCGGTGAGCACGACGGCGAACGAGCTGGTGAGGCCGACCAGGGCGGTCACGATCCCGGCGGTGATCGGACGGGTGGCTGATCCGCGCGGCCGCCCGGCGGCGGGCGGCGGCGCGCTCATCGGGTGAGCCCGTGGCGATGGGCCAGTACGATCGCCTGCACGCGGTCACGGGCGCCGATCTTCTGCAGCACCCGTGAGACATGGGTCTTCACCGTCGCCTCGCCGATGAACAGCTCGCCGGCGATCTCGGCGTTGCTGCGCGCGTCGGCCATCAGCACGAGCACCTCGGCTTCACGATCGGTCAGCGGTTCGGCGAGGATGCCGGGGGTCGCTGAGTTCACCTTCTCGGCCGCTGAGCCTGCCGGAGCGCCGCCCGCCCGGGTCGCTGCGCCGCCCTGTGCTGCCGAGCCTGCCGAGGCGCCGCTCCCCGACACCGCGAACCTCGACAGCACGCGCCGGGTCACCTCCGGCGCGAGGATCCCGTCGCCGGCGGCGAGGGCCCGGACCGCTGTGATCAGCTCCTCGGGGCCGGCGTTCTTCAGCAGGAAGCCACCGGCGCCGGCATCCAGCGCCTGGAAGAGGTACTCGTCGCGATCGAAGGTGGTCACGATCGCCACCGACGCCGTGACGCGTGGATCGGCGACGATGAGCCGGGTGGCCCGGATGCCGTCCATGTCGGGCATCTGCACATCCATCATGATGACGTCGGGCAGCAGGTCGGCGGCCAGCCGCACGCCCTCGATGCCCGTGCCGGCCTCGCCGACGACCTCGATGTCGGGCTGGGTGCCGAGGATCGCCCGGAAGCCGGCCCGCAGCATCGCATGGTCGTCGACGAGCAGGACCCGGATCATACGACGGCCCTTCTTCCTGCCTTCGAATCGTTCAACTCGTCGCCTCCCGGCCGCGGATGCCGCGGACCGGGCGATTCGAAATCGCCGGCCGCCGCGATAGGCACGGCGACCCGCACCCGGAAGCCGCCCTGTGGTCGTGGCTGCAGCTCGATCTCGCCTCCGGACGCCAGCGCGCGCTCGCGCATGCCGAGCTGTCCGAGCCCCGGCCGCAGCACGCCGACCGTGCGGCCGGTGTTCACGACCTCGAGTTCGAGGGCATCCGCGTTCCATCGCAGTCGCACATCAGCCGTCGCATCCGCCCCAGCATGCCGGCGGGCGTTGGTCAGCGCCTCCTGTGCGATGCGGTACAGATTCACCTCGACCGTCGACGGCACCGCGACGGGGTCGCCGATCTCGGTGTACGCGGTCGGCAGACCGGCATCCGTCGAGGCTCGCGCGAGCCGCTCGATGTCGGCGATCCCCACCGCCGACGGCTCGTCGTCGCCGCTGTCACCCGGATCGCGAAGCGTCTCGAGCAGTTGGCGGAAGTCGCCGATCGCGGCGCGGGAGGCGTCTTCCACTGCAGACAGCATCCGCTTCGCTTCGTCGGGGTCGCGGTCGATCACGAGCCTCGCCGCCCCCGCCTGCACGCCCATCACCGACACGTGGTGCGCGACGACGTCGTGCAGTTCGCGGGCGATACGCACCCGGTCGAGGGCCACCGCCTGCGCGGCGGTGATCTCGCGCTCGGCCTCCAGTTCGCGGGTGCGCTGCTCGAGCGCGGAGCGCTGGGCGGCGGCATGCCATGAGCGCTCGCCGAAGTAGTAGGCGCCACCGAAGTAGAGCACGTTGATCAGGAGGTTCAGCATCATGAACGCGACGAACGGCGAGAACAGCCCAGCGGCAACCTCGGCCTTGTCGGCCTCGTCGATCGCGTCGCGATACATCACGATGATCAGCCAGACGAACATGCCGAGGATGATGCCGGCGCGCACGAAGAACGCGCGGCGGCGGTCGTTCATCCAGGCGCCCACCGTGTAGAGCGCGATGAACATGGCGATGTTGGTCGCGTACACCTCGGGCACGCGCAGGGTGACGCTGGTGAACATGACGAGCGCGATGACGACGGCCACCAGTGCCGGATACCGCCGGCGCACGATGAGCGGAGCCGAGACGCCCACCGCGACCAGCAGCGCCCACGAGAGCGGCGCCTGCTCGTCGCGGTAGAGGCCGGAGATGCTCGAGAGTGCCGCGCTGATGACCGCGCCGACCAGCATGACCACGGCGAGAAGCAGGTCCTGCCGGCGGTCGCGGGCGGTCGGCGTGCGGGTGAAGACGGCGGGCGCGGGCATCTCTCCAACATAGGGACGAGGGGATGCCAGGGCATCCCCCTCACGACGGATGGGCGGGCAGGGCGGACGAGGCCGGCTGAGGCGAGGGCGTCAGTGGTCGCGATCGGCGGGCAGCAGATCTGCGACCGACTGCACGATCTCGTCGGGCCGGAACGGATACCGCTCGATCTCGGTCCGGTCGCTGATGCCCGTCATCACCAGTACGGTGTGCAGACCCGCCTCGATGCCGGCGACGATGTCGGTGTCCATGCGGTCGCCGATCATCCCGGTCTTCTCGGAGTGCGCGCCGATCTTGTTCAGCGCCGAGCGGAACATCATCGGATTCGGCTTGCCGACCACGTACGGCTCGCGCCCGGTGGCCTTCGTGATCAGCGCCGCGATCGCACCGGTGGCCGGCAGCGGACCTTCGGCGCTGGGACCGGTCGCGTCGGGGTTGGTGACGATGAAGCGCGCGCCGGTGCCGATGAGTCGGATCGCCTTGGTGATCGCCTCGAATGAGTAATTGCGGGTCTCACCGACCACGACGAAGTCGGGTCGGGTCTCGGTCATGATGAAGCCCGCCTCGTGCAGGGCCGTG
The window above is part of the Microbacterium sp. nov. GSS16 genome. Proteins encoded here:
- a CDS encoding HAD-IIA family hydrolase, encoding MADRSEIECWLTDMDGVLVHENDAIPGASELLAGWECDGIPYLVLTNNSIFTARDLSARLRASGLHVPEERIWTSALATADFLAQQLPGGSAFVIGEAGLLTALHEAGFIMTETRPDFVVVGETRNYSFEAITKAIRLIGTGARFIVTNPDATGPSAEGPLPATGAIAALITKATGREPYVVGKPNPMMFRSALNKIGAHSEKTGMIGDRMDTDIVAGIEAGLHTVLVMTGISDRTEIERYPFRPDEIVQSVADLLPADRDH
- a CDS encoding sensor histidine kinase yields the protein MPAPAVFTRTPTARDRRQDLLLAVVMLVGAVISAALSSISGLYRDEQAPLSWALLVAVGVSAPLIVRRRYPALVAVVIALVMFTSVTLRVPEVYATNIAMFIALYTVGAWMNDRRRAFFVRAGIILGMFVWLIIVMYRDAIDEADKAEVAAGLFSPFVAFMMLNLLINVLYFGGAYYFGERSWHAAAQRSALEQRTRELEAEREITAAQAVALDRVRIARELHDVVAHHVSVMGVQAGAARLVIDRDPDEAKRMLSAVEDASRAAIGDFRQLLETLRDPGDSGDDEPSAVGIADIERLARASTDAGLPTAYTEIGDPVAVPSTVEVNLYRIAQEALTNARRHAGADATADVRLRWNADALELEVVNTGRTVGVLRPGLGQLGMRERALASGGEIELQPRPQGGFRVRVAVPIAAAGDFESPGPRHPRPGGDELNDSKAGRRAVV
- a CDS encoding glycoside hydrolase family 15 protein, translating into MVTRIEDYALLSNCRTAALVSTEGSVDWLCLPRLDSPSTFAALLGDESHGRWMVRPDDPDATASRHYDRDTFVLITRWQSGDAVAEVHDFMPVDPDPGVQIRRTDVVRRIVGVTGEMTFTQSLRIRFDYSRAMPWVRQTGSDDEPQLVAMAGPDALIVRGARLTAVDHEHRGDIRIAAGEVRDLQLAWFPSHRQAPDPLDVDHALETTKKWWQSWADTIEHSGPHHEKVVRSLLILRALTNHETGGIAAAATMALPEEMGGERNWDYRYVWLRDAALTLEALLGHGFLGLADNWREWLLRAVAGDPADVQIMYGLAGERDLTESVLTALPGYAGSSPVRVGNGAWGQYQADVVGEVLVTLSAARKAGLAESAFSWPLERSLLRFAADQIDHPDQGLWEIRGPARMFTHSRVMMWAAFDRGVRAVEDYGLPGSVKTWRRLRDRMRDEVDSRGVCDGHFTQHYDTDEVDASLLLLPQVGYCRPDDERMLATVARIEQTLMHDGLLYRYRTSSGVDGLSGEESPFLACSFWLVEQYASTGRRDEAAQLMDRLCSLTNDVGMLAEEYDPIAGRQLGNTPQAFSHLALVRAADALVDSECLPR
- a CDS encoding ABC transporter ATP-binding protein, with amino-acid sequence MSFLRLDGITKSYGSRRVLDGIRFDVAPGRLTGFVGGNGAGKTTTMRIILGVLAPDSGTVTLDGSPATAHDRQSFGYMPEERGLYPKMKVLEQVVYLARLHGFSRADATARGTALLEELGLGERLDEKIEALSLGNQQRAQIAAALVHDPQVLILDEPFSGLDPLAVDVVAEVLQRRAAAGAAILFSSHQLDVVERLCDDLIIIAGGTIRAAGSREELRAAHSTLRYQLHSADDAGWLRGEPGVAVLDFEGGSALFDVDAPATAQRVLRQAIDRGAVSSFAPQHPSLAQIFKEVIS
- a CDS encoding ABC transporter permease, producing MNNAVWLVAEREIMAKLRSRAFVIATGILLLIALAGVLLGGFMSKAPSADAIAVTPETATVLEGMPGIDAREVADRAAAEELVTSDEVEAALVPGDPTGFGYVVLAKDGAPSSLMMMLSQSPTVEVLEPADTDPLLRYLVALGFGVVFLIAASTFGGTIAQSVVEEKQTRVVELLISAIPTRALLAGKVLGNTVLAMGQIVALAVIAIVGLIVTGQEDVLSGIGAPILWFAVFFLFGFVLLAALYAAAAAMVSRQEDIGSTTMPLMMLVMAPYFLVIFFNDNPLVLTIMSYVPFSAPVAMPVRMFVGEAQWWEGALSLLILLVTCLAAIVVASKIYENSLLRMGARVKLAEALRG
- a CDS encoding response regulator; translation: MIRVLLVDDHAMLRAGFRAILGTQPDIEVVGEAGTGIEGVRLAADLLPDVIMMDVQMPDMDGIRATRLIVADPRVTASVAIVTTFDRDEYLFQALDAGAGGFLLKNAGPEELITAVRALAAGDGILAPEVTRRVLSRFAVSGSGASAGSAAQGGAATRAGGAPAGSAAEKVNSATPGILAEPLTDREAEVLVLMADARSNAEIAGELFIGEATVKTHVSRVLQKIGARDRVQAIVLAHRHGLTR
- a CDS encoding nitroreductase family protein; the protein is MSTPVLDRTAQTEHPVLDVLADRWSPRAYDADAPIDEAKLSSALEAARWSPSAYNSQPWRFIVARRGTELHREVVSTLVEFNQAWAAHAAVLVVAIAETAAEDGTPNTHAIYDLGQAVAHLSVQAHSDGLHVHQMSGFDPEKVREIARLDARFAPTTVIAVGDLGSADALPEGIQKGETAPRMRRPIDETIIASA
- a CDS encoding glucose-6-phosphate dehydrogenase, producing the protein MSTTRTLFILGASGDLTSRLLLPSLASLLGKGHADRVTLRGSGTEDWDAETWHATVEKAFSHAPGALDRVEIADYIQADVTDASAVASLVGTLGPDTVLYFALPPAVTAAAIDAMTGLTLPEGTVLAMEKPFGQDEASARALNDKLLALVPENQIFRVDHFLGRSTLLNLLGVRLANRIWEPVWSAEHIEKVLIRFDESVALEGRARYYDKAGAMIDMIQSHLLQVLALLAVDPPATLHERDLRDAKAEVLRATHVMDDDPARFSRRAQYTAGTQQLADGGSRELPSYRDEDGIDVSRQTETLAEVVFEVSSDRWAGVPFTLRSGKGLERKRSEIVVTFKPVRHVPPGLNGTPADGGRLTFSLGPDEMHLRLHVTGGDDPFALRDEDLVAGLGAGQQRSYEEVLDELLDGDVALSVRADEAEQCWRIIQPVRDAWARGETPLDEYAAGSTGPTSWETSTHD